One window of the Procambarus clarkii isolate CNS0578487 chromosome 89, FALCON_Pclarkii_2.0, whole genome shotgun sequence genome contains the following:
- the LOC138359112 gene encoding mucin-2-like: MILRPQSPGDTVELSDTSTVILRPQSPRDTVELSDTSTVILRPQSPGDTVELSDTSTVILRPQSPGDTVELSDTSTVILRPHSPRDTVELSDTSTVILRPQSSGDTVELSDTSTVILRPHSPRDTVELSDTSTVILRPQSSGDTVEPSDTSTVILRPQSSGDTVELSDTSTVILRPHSPRDTVELSDTSTVILRPQSSGDTVEPSDTSTVILRPHSPRDTVELSDTSTVILRPHSPRDTVELSDTSTVILRPQSPRDTVELSDTSTVILRPHSSGDTVELSDTSTVILRPHSPRDTVELSDTSTVILRPHSSGDTVELSDTSTVILRPQSSGDTVEPSDTSTVILRPQSSGDTVELSDTSTVILRPHSSGDTVEPSDTSTVILRPHSSGDTVELSDTSTVILRPHSPRDTVELSDTSTVILRPHSSGDTVELSDTSTVILRPHSPRDTVELSDTSTVILRPHSSGDTVELSDTSTVILRPHSPRDTVELSDTSTVILRPHSPRDTVELSDTSTVILRPHSPRDTVELSDTSTVILRPHSSGDTVELSDTSTVILRPQSSGDTVEPSDTSTVILRPQSPGDTVELSDTSTVILRPQSSGDTVELSDTSTVILRPQSSGDTVELSDTSTVILRPQSSGDTVEPSDMNILSKKKKKKKDERDI; encoded by the coding sequence ATGATCCTCAGACCACAGAGCCCAGGAGACACTGTTGAGCTCAGTGACACAAGTACTGTCATCCTCAGACCACAGAGCCCAAGAGACACTGTTGAGCTCAGTGACACAAGTACTGTCATCCTCAGACCACAGAGCCCAGGAGACACTGTTGAGCTCAGTGACACAAGTACTGTCATCCTCAGACCACAGAGCCCAGGAGACACTGTTGAGCTCAGTGACACAAGTACTGTCATCCTCAGACCACACAGCCCAAGAGACACTGTTGAGCTCAGTGACACAAGTACTGTTATCCTCAGACCACAGAGCTCAGGAGACACTGTTGAGCTCAGTGACACAAGTACTGTCATCCTCAGACCACACAGCCCAAGAGACACTGTTGAGCTCAGTGACACAAGTACTGTTATCCTCAGACCACAGAGCTCAGGAGACACTGTTGAGCCCAGTGACACAAGTACTGTTATCCTCAGACCACAGAGCTCAGGAGACACTGTTGAGCTCAGTGACACAAGTACTGTTATCCTCAGACCACACAGCCCAAGAGACACTGTTGAGCTCAGTGACACAAGTACTGTTATCCTCAGACCACAGAGCTCAGGAGACACTGTTGAGCCCAGTGACACAAGTACTGTCATCCTCAGACCACACAGCCCAAGAGACACTGTTGAGCTCAGTGACACAAGTACTGTCATCCTCAGACCACACAGCCCAAGAGACACTGTTGAGCTCAGTGACACAAGTACTGTTATCCTCAGACCACAGAGCCCAAGAGACACTGTTGAGCTCAGTGACACAAGTACTGTTATCCTCAGACCACACAGCTCAGGAGACACTGTTGAGCTCAGTGACACAAGTACTGTCATCCTCAGACCACACAGCCCAAGAGACACTGTTGAGCTCAGTGACACAAGTACTGTTATCCTCAGACCACACAGCTCAGGAGACACTGTTGAGCTCAGTGACACAAGTACTGTTATCCTCAGACCACAGAGCTCAGGAGACACTGTTGAGCCCAGTGACACAAGTACTGTTATCCTCAGACCACAGAGCTCAGGAGACACTGTTGAGCTCAGTGACACAAGTACTGTTATCCTCAGACCACACAGCTCAGGAGACACTGTTGAGCCCAGTGACACAAGTACTGTTATCCTCAGACCACACAGCTCAGGAGACACTGTTGAGCTCAGTGACACAAGTACTGTCATCCTCAGACCACACAGCCCAAGAGACACTGTTGAGCTCAGTGACACAAGTACTGTCATCCTCAGACCACACAGCTCAGGAGACACTGTTGAGCTCAGTGACACAAGTACTGTTATCCTCAGACCACACAGCCCAAGAGACACTGTTGAGCTCAGTGACACAAGTACTGTTATCCTCAGACCACACAGCTCAGGAGACACTGTTGAGCTCAGTGACACAAGTACTGTCATCCTCAGACCACACAGCCCAAGAGACACTGTTGAGCTCAGTGACACAAGTACTGTTATCCTCAGACCACACAGCCCAAGAGACACTGTTGAGCTCAGTGACACAAGTACTGTTATCCTCAGACCACACAGCCCAAGAGACACTGTTGAGCTCAGTGACACAAGTACTGTTATCCTCAGACCACACAGCTCAGGAGACACTGTTGAGCTCAGTGACACAAGTACTGTCATCCTCAGACCACAGAGCTCAGGAGACACTGTTGAGCCCAGTGACACAAGTACTGTTATCCTCAGACCACAGAGCCCAGGAGACACTGTTGAGCTCAGTGACACAAGTACTGTTATCCTCAGACCACAGAGCTCAGGAGACACTGTTGAGCTCAGTGACACAAGTACTGTTATCCTCAGACCACAGAGCTCAGGAGACACTGTTGAGCTCAGTGACACAAGTACTGTTATCCTCAGACCACAGAGCTCAGGAGACACTGTTGAGCCCAGTGACATGAACAtactctcaaaaaaaaaaaaaaaaaaaaaagacgagcGTGACATTTAA